The DNA segment CGATGCAGCCGCGGATCATGCTGTTCGACGAGCCCACCTCGGCGCTCGATCCCGAGATGATCAACGAGGTGCTGGACGTCATGACCGACCTGGCCCGCGAGGGCATGACCATGATGGTGGTCACCCACGAGATGGGCTTTGCCCGCCGGGTGGCCAGCCGCGTGGTGTTCATGGACTACGGGCGCGTGGTGGAGGTGCAGGAGCCGGAATCCTTCTTCGCCGCCCCCCAGTCGGACCGGGCGAAGGACTTCCTGTCCAAGATCCTGTCGCACTGAACCAACCCAATCCAAGGAGGACGTGAATGCAACGACTGATGGGACTCGTGATGGCGCTGGCGCTGCTCGTGGCCGGGATGTCCCCGGCGCTGGCCCAGCAGAAGAGCACGCTGGACAAGATCGGGGAGACGGGCACGCTCACCATCGGCACCCGCACCGGCTCGCCGCCCTTCGGCTACGTGAACTCGAAGAACGAGTGGGTGGGCTTCTCGATCGACCTGGTGGAGGAATTGATCAAGCCCGCGCTGGAGAAGAAGCTCGGCAAGCCGATCAAGGTGGAGAAGAAGGAGAGCACCCCGCCCACCCGCATTCCGCTGATCTCCTCGGGCGCGGTGGACCTCATCGCCGAGACCATGACCGACACCCGGACCCGCCGCGACAGCGTGGACTTCTCGCTCACGTTCTTCGTGACCGGCGCGCAATTCCTGGTCAAGAAGGGGAGCCCGATCAAGGGCATCAAGAACATCGACGGCAAGCGCATCGCGGCCCAGCAGGGCTCGACCAACGCGCGCATCATCCGGGAGAAGGCGTCCAAGGCGGTGCTGCGCGAGTTCCCGGACCAGCCCGCCGCCTTCCAGGCGCTGGTGCAGGGGCAGGTGGACGCCTACACCAACGACGGCATCCAGCTCGCAGGGCTCAAGGCCAAGTCGCCGAACCCGGCGCAGTGGGAGATCGTCGGCGACATGTTCTCCTACGAGCCCTACGGGATGGCGCTGCGCAAGGGTGACTCCGACTTCCGCAACGTCGTCAATGCCGGGCTGATGGAGGGCATCGAGTCGGGCAAGTTCTTCGAGATCTACGAGAAGTGGTTCGGGCCCAACGGCGAGCTGCCGTACCCGATGTCTCCGCAGGTGCGCTCGTTCATGCTGCTGCAGGTCGTCCCCAAGTAGTCTCGTTCCCTCTCCCCGGAGGGGAGAGGGCAGGGTGAGGGGCTGGCGCCGGCGTGAGTCCGCCCACCCTCACCCCGGCCCTCTCCCGGGAAGGGAGAGGGAGGTGGGCGCGTGAACTACAAGTTCAACTGGTCGGTGCTGTGGACCGGCGAGTCCGGTCAGTGGCTGCTGAGCGGGCTCATCACCACGCTCGAGCTGTCGGTGGCCGCCTGGCTGCTCGCGGTGACCCTCGGTGTCGTCTCCGGCGCGCTGCGCACGGTGCGGATGTGGCCGCTCCGCGCCGCCGCGACCCTCTACGTCGAATTCTTCCGGAACGTTCCGCTGCTGGTCTGGATGTTCTTCTGGTACTTCGCGGTGCCGCCGTTGCTGCCTCAGGCGGGGCAGGACTTCCTGTTCGCGCACGGGCTCGAGTTCTGGGCCGCGGTCTGCGCGCTGGGCGTGTACAGCGGCGCCCGCTTCTCCGAGGTGCTGCGCTCGGGCATCCAGGCGATCCCCAGGACGCAGCTCGAGGC comes from the Candidatus Methylomirabilota bacterium genome and includes:
- a CDS encoding amino acid ABC transporter permease gives rise to the protein MNYKFNWSVLWTGESGQWLLSGLITTLELSVAAWLLAVTLGVVSGALRTVRMWPLRAAATLYVEFFRNVPLLVWMFFWYFAVPPLLPQAGQDFLFAHGLEFWAAVCALGVYSGARFSEVLRSGIQAIPRTQLEASVASGLTTFQAYRYVILPVALRLIIPPGTNESLNLLKNSSVALTISVAELTFQTRQIETYTARAIEALTAGTLIYLVLCVSIAIFMSWVERRTAIPGLIVGGRPRR
- a CDS encoding transporter substrate-binding domain-containing protein, which codes for MQRLMGLVMALALLVAGMSPALAQQKSTLDKIGETGTLTIGTRTGSPPFGYVNSKNEWVGFSIDLVEELIKPALEKKLGKPIKVEKKESTPPTRIPLISSGAVDLIAETMTDTRTRRDSVDFSLTFFVTGAQFLVKKGSPIKGIKNIDGKRIAAQQGSTNARIIREKASKAVLREFPDQPAAFQALVQGQVDAYTNDGIQLAGLKAKSPNPAQWEIVGDMFSYEPYGMALRKGDSDFRNVVNAGLMEGIESGKFFEIYEKWFGPNGELPYPMSPQVRSFMLLQVVPK